A single Paraburkholderia sp. FT54 DNA region contains:
- a CDS encoding SRPBCC domain-containing protein, which yields MTWMHPGGADVVRAELDVRVDGRYAIVYRKPDGNEVEVNGRYLEVVPERKLVFTWVWRYSPEHESQVTLLLEPDGDGTWLTLTHERLADDAQCEDHRRGWTDGIDSLERYVA from the coding sequence ATGACATGGATGCATCCGGGCGGTGCGGACGTGGTGCGCGCGGAACTGGATGTGCGCGTCGACGGACGTTACGCGATCGTGTATCGCAAGCCGGACGGCAACGAGGTCGAGGTCAACGGCCGCTATCTGGAGGTGGTGCCCGAGCGCAAGCTAGTCTTCACGTGGGTGTGGCGCTACAGCCCGGAGCATGAATCGCAGGTCACGCTGCTGCTGGAACCGGACGGCGACGGCACGTGGCTCACCCTCACGCACGAACGTCTCGCCGACGACGCGCAATGTGAGGATCATCGCCGCGGCTGGACCGATGGAATCGATTCGCTGGAACGCTACGTGGCTTGA
- a CDS encoding MFS transporter, whose amino-acid sequence MDYSATPQPAGTDALSMQGTPAAQPVERTSHAKAIAAITLGNGLEFFDFTIYSFFATIIGKLYFPVEGQLAQLMLAVGTFGVGFIMRPVGGIVLGAYADRAGRKAAMSLTLWLMTLGSAIIAFAPTYAAIGVAAPLLVILARLIQGFALGGEVGASTSLLLEYGSNKTRGFYGSWQFVSQGLNTVCGSLLGVALAAALSTAALESWGWRVPFVIGMAMGPIGIYIRRHLHETLPGVEDGAPAQSGDGIAAASQPVRKLFREHSRVITTGVLTTIGGTAANYIVLFYLSTYAIRILHLPMSSALWAAWTAAVVTVICSPFAGALSDRVGRKRVLWVSRVLLIVAVYPAFMMINASPTVPVLLSVVAGLAVLVAFTAVPNIVMLPEMFPREIRATGMSIVYCLGVSIFGGFAQFFATWLIQISGSNLAPAWYLIGCGVVSLLPLPLMRETAGRDIG is encoded by the coding sequence ATGGACTATTCCGCCACACCGCAACCCGCAGGCACCGACGCGTTGAGCATGCAGGGCACGCCGGCCGCGCAGCCTGTCGAACGCACGAGCCACGCCAAGGCGATTGCCGCGATCACGCTGGGCAACGGCCTCGAGTTTTTCGACTTCACGATCTATAGCTTCTTTGCGACGATCATCGGCAAGCTGTATTTCCCGGTGGAGGGGCAGCTCGCGCAGCTCATGCTCGCGGTCGGCACGTTCGGCGTCGGGTTCATCATGCGGCCGGTGGGTGGCATCGTGCTCGGCGCGTATGCGGATCGCGCGGGGCGCAAGGCCGCGATGAGTCTTACGCTATGGCTGATGACGCTCGGCTCGGCGATCATCGCGTTCGCGCCGACTTATGCCGCGATCGGTGTTGCAGCGCCGCTGCTGGTGATTCTTGCGCGGTTGATTCAGGGTTTTGCGCTGGGCGGTGAGGTAGGGGCGTCGACGTCGCTGTTGCTGGAGTATGGCAGCAATAAGACACGCGGGTTTTATGGCAGTTGGCAGTTCGTGAGCCAGGGCTTGAATACGGTGTGCGGGTCGTTGCTCGGTGTCGCGTTGGCGGCGGCGCTGTCGACTGCGGCGCTGGAGAGTTGGGGGTGGCGCGTGCCGTTCGTGATCGGCATGGCGATGGGGCCGATTGGCATTTATATTCGGCGGCATCTGCATGAGACGCTGCCTGGTGTCGAAGATGGGGCGCCTGCGCAGTCGGGCGACGGTATAGCGGCGGCTTCGCAGCCGGTACGCAAGCTGTTTCGCGAGCATTCCCGCGTGATCACGACGGGTGTGTTGACGACGATCGGTGGCACGGCGGCGAACTATATCGTGCTGTTTTATCTGTCCACCTACGCGATCAGGATCTTGCATTTGCCGATGTCGTCGGCGCTTTGGGCTGCGTGGACCGCAGCGGTGGTGACGGTGATCTGTTCGCCGTTCGCCGGGGCGCTGTCCGATCGCGTTGGGCGTAAGCGCGTGTTGTGGGTTTCGCGGGTCTTGCTGATTGTGGCGGTGTATCCGGCGTTCATGATGATCAATGCTTCGCCGACGGTGCCGGTTTTGTTGTCCGTGGTCGCGGGGTTGGCGGTGCTAGTCGCGTTTACCGCTGTGCCTAATATCGTCATGTTGCCGGAGATGTTTCCTCGTGAGATTCGTGCTACCGGCATGTCGATTGTTTATTGCCTCGGGGTCTCCATCTTCGGCGGGTTCGCGCAGTTTTTTGCTACGTGGTTGATTCAGATTTCGGGGAGTAATCTGGCGCCGGCGTGGTATCTGATTGGGTGTGGGGTGGTTTCGTTGTTGCCGTTGCCGCTTATGCGGGAGACTGCGGGGCGGGATATTGGGTGA
- a CDS encoding NCS2 family permease encodes MMEPHAQPISEVGAESFDGKGFLDRYFEISSRGSSQRQEIVAGITTFLAMVYSVFVVPGMFGKAGFDTSAVFVAVCLTTAFGSLLMGVWARLPIAIGCAISLTAFTAFGLVLGKGLHPNVALGAVFLMGVVFTAISVTGVRSWILRNLPTGIAHGTGIGIGLFLLLIAANDVGLVVKNPGAGLPVSLGNITALPVLMSVAGLAAIFGLVRRRVPGSILIVIVAISAIALFIDPAVSFHGVFAVPSLSAPGHASLIGAMDLKGALSMAVLPSVLALVMTAVFDATGTIRAVAGQAGQLDENGRIINGGRALTADSLSSIFSGLLGGAPAAAYIESTVGVAAGAKTGMAAAVVGLLFLVVMFFSPLAGLVPSYATAPALMYVGLLMLSNVSKLHMDDMVDSMSGLMCAVFIVLTANIVTGIMLGFATLVIGRVVSGEYRKLNVGTVAIAIVLVGFYLGGWAI; translated from the coding sequence ATGATGGAACCCCACGCCCAACCGATTTCTGAAGTCGGCGCCGAATCATTCGACGGAAAGGGCTTTCTCGACCGCTACTTTGAAATCTCATCACGCGGCAGTTCGCAGCGTCAGGAAATCGTCGCGGGCATCACGACCTTCCTTGCGATGGTTTATTCCGTGTTCGTCGTGCCGGGCATGTTCGGCAAAGCGGGCTTCGACACCAGCGCGGTGTTCGTCGCCGTGTGTCTGACCACGGCATTCGGCTCGCTGCTGATGGGCGTGTGGGCGCGCCTGCCGATCGCAATTGGCTGCGCGATTTCGCTGACGGCGTTCACCGCGTTCGGCCTCGTGCTCGGCAAAGGGCTGCATCCGAACGTCGCGCTCGGCGCGGTGTTTCTGATGGGCGTGGTGTTCACCGCGATCTCGGTGACGGGCGTGCGTTCGTGGATTCTGCGCAATCTGCCGACGGGCATCGCGCACGGCACAGGCATCGGCATCGGCCTTTTCCTGCTGCTGATCGCCGCCAACGACGTGGGCCTCGTCGTGAAGAATCCGGGCGCGGGTCTGCCGGTTTCGCTCGGCAATATCACGGCTTTGCCGGTGCTGATGTCGGTGGCGGGACTCGCGGCCATCTTCGGTCTGGTGCGCCGCCGCGTGCCGGGCTCGATCCTGATCGTGATCGTGGCGATCTCAGCGATCGCGCTCTTCATCGATCCGGCCGTGTCGTTTCATGGCGTGTTCGCGGTGCCGTCGCTCAGCGCGCCGGGTCACGCTTCGCTGATCGGCGCAATGGACCTCAAGGGCGCGTTGTCGATGGCAGTTCTGCCTAGCGTGCTGGCACTCGTGATGACTGCGGTGTTCGACGCCACCGGCACGATTCGCGCCGTCGCGGGACAGGCGGGGCAACTCGATGAAAACGGCCGCATCATCAACGGTGGCCGCGCGCTGACGGCCGATTCGCTGAGCTCGATTTTCTCGGGCCTGCTCGGTGGCGCACCGGCTGCTGCGTATATCGAATCGACGGTCGGCGTGGCGGCGGGCGCGAAGACCGGCATGGCGGCCGCCGTGGTCGGTCTGCTGTTCCTCGTGGTGATGTTCTTCTCGCCGCTCGCCGGCCTCGTGCCTTCGTATGCGACGGCGCCCGCGCTGATGTACGTGGGTCTGCTGATGCTCTCGAACGTCAGCAAGCTGCATATGGACGACATGGTCGACTCGATGTCGGGCCTGATGTGTGCGGTGTTCATCGTGCTGACCGCCAACATCGTGACGGGCATCATGCTCGGCTTCGCGACACTGGTGATTGGACGCGTGGTCAGCGGCGAATATCGCAAGCTGAACGTGGGCACGGTGGCCATCGCTATCGTGCTGGTCGGTTTCTATCTCGGCGGCTGGGCAATCTGA
- the hutH gene encoding histidine ammonia-lyase: MMNLKPGYLTLPQLRQIAREHVALQLDPASHAAIDACAQAVADIAAKGEPAYGINTGFGRLASTHIPRDQLELLQRNLVLSHAVGVGEPMSRPVVRLLIALKLSSLGRGHSGIRREVMEALITLYNADVLPVIPVKGSVGASGDLAPLAHMSATLLGVGEVFAKGERMPATEGLALVGLKPLTLQAKEGLALLNGTQASTALALYNMFAIEDLYRTALVSGALSVDAAMGSVKPFDARIHELRGHQGQIDAAAAYRSLLQGSGINVSHADCDKVQDPYSLRCQPQVMGACLDQMRHAANVLLLEANAVSDNPLIFPDTGEVLSGGNFHAEPVAFAADNLALAAAEIGALAERRIALLIDATLSGLPPFLVRDGGVNSGFMIAHVTAAALASENKTLAHPASVDSLPTSANQEDHVSMATFAARKLGDIAENTANILSIELLAAAQGVDLRAPHKTSPSLQKVMDTVRKDVAHYELDHYFAPDIAAVTKLVQDGAIAKLSPLSFASEQ, translated from the coding sequence ATGATGAATCTGAAGCCCGGCTACCTGACTCTCCCGCAACTGCGCCAGATCGCACGCGAACATGTCGCATTGCAACTCGATCCCGCCAGCCACGCCGCGATCGACGCCTGCGCGCAAGCCGTCGCCGATATCGCCGCGAAAGGCGAGCCGGCCTACGGTATCAACACCGGCTTCGGGCGCCTCGCCAGCACGCATATTCCGCGCGACCAGCTCGAACTGCTGCAACGCAATCTGGTGCTATCGCATGCAGTAGGCGTGGGTGAGCCGATGTCGCGTCCGGTCGTGCGTCTGTTGATCGCACTGAAGCTGTCGAGCCTCGGCCGTGGTCACTCGGGCATTCGCCGCGAAGTGATGGAAGCGCTGATCACGCTGTACAACGCCGACGTGCTGCCGGTCATCCCAGTGAAGGGTTCGGTCGGCGCATCGGGCGACCTTGCGCCGCTCGCGCATATGTCGGCAACGCTACTCGGCGTCGGCGAAGTGTTCGCCAAGGGCGAGCGCATGCCGGCCACCGAAGGCCTCGCGCTCGTCGGCCTCAAGCCGCTCACGCTGCAGGCCAAGGAAGGCCTCGCGCTGCTGAACGGCACGCAGGCTTCGACCGCGCTCGCGCTCTACAACATGTTCGCCATCGAAGACCTGTACCGCACCGCGCTGGTGTCGGGCGCGTTGTCGGTGGATGCGGCAATGGGTTCGGTCAAGCCGTTCGACGCGCGCATTCACGAACTGCGCGGCCATCAAGGCCAGATCGACGCGGCCGCTGCCTACCGCTCGCTGTTGCAAGGCTCGGGCATCAACGTCTCGCACGCCGATTGCGACAAGGTGCAGGACCCGTACAGCCTGCGCTGCCAGCCGCAAGTGATGGGCGCATGTCTGGACCAGATGCGCCACGCCGCCAACGTGCTGCTGCTGGAGGCAAACGCCGTCTCCGACAATCCGCTGATTTTCCCGGACACCGGCGAAGTGCTGTCGGGCGGTAACTTCCACGCTGAGCCCGTCGCGTTTGCCGCGGACAACCTCGCGCTCGCCGCCGCCGAAATCGGCGCGCTGGCCGAACGCCGTATCGCGCTGCTGATCGATGCGACGCTGTCGGGCCTGCCGCCGTTCCTCGTACGCGACGGCGGTGTGAATTCGGGCTTCATGATCGCGCACGTCACGGCCGCCGCGCTCGCCTCGGAAAACAAGACGCTCGCGCATCCGGCTTCGGTCGATTCGCTGCCCACGTCCGCGAACCAGGAAGATCACGTGTCGATGGCGACCTTCGCCGCGCGCAAGCTCGGCGACATTGCTGAAAACACCGCGAACATTCTGTCGATCGAACTGCTCGCCGCCGCGCAAGGCGTCGATCTGCGCGCGCCGCACAAGACCAGCCCGAGCCTGCAGAAAGTGATGGACACGGTGCGAAAGGACGTCGCGCATTACGAACTCGATCACTACTTCGCGCCGGATATCGCCGCTGTCACCAAGCTCGTGCAGGACGGCGCGATCGCGAAACTGAGCCCGCTCTCCTTCGCGTCCGAACAGTAA
- a CDS encoding PRC-barrel domain-containing protein, whose amino-acid sequence MSGGFSRPAWRLLILAVFALFTLSGCSLLWGPQQAPIVDATVMPVEPASAPVAASAPEPVETEAAEPEQPRKPRKPVVKPHKVEPPPPVVVAPPPPPPPPPLIVLRTIERNEARALLDSEVQKPDGKVVGRAVDVIADAGGRPREMVVNLQGFLGVGDRKVNFPWSAFRFTPTAKAAPITLNAAAVPANAAKAAAVAVQLSLIDATVERSNGAKVGRVIDVLIDANAQPQAVVLDVNGMVSTERRTIAANWSALRFVTKDKELHPLIDLSDAQINATPPYASDKPIRAVSPAPPPAPAPASTPAAVAAPAAAATSTAVSNARAAR is encoded by the coding sequence ATGAGCGGCGGTTTCTCGCGTCCTGCCTGGCGTCTCTTGATTCTTGCTGTGTTCGCGCTGTTCACGCTGTCCGGTTGCAGCCTGCTGTGGGGCCCGCAGCAGGCGCCGATCGTCGACGCCACGGTGATGCCTGTCGAACCGGCCAGCGCGCCGGTGGCCGCTTCCGCGCCTGAACCGGTCGAGACCGAAGCGGCCGAACCCGAGCAGCCTCGCAAGCCGAGGAAGCCAGTGGTCAAGCCGCACAAGGTCGAGCCTCCGCCGCCCGTCGTCGTCGCTCCGCCGCCACCTCCGCCGCCTCCACCGCTGATCGTGCTGCGCACTATCGAGCGCAACGAAGCGCGTGCGCTGCTCGATAGCGAAGTGCAGAAGCCCGACGGCAAAGTGGTCGGACGCGCGGTCGATGTGATCGCCGACGCCGGCGGCAGACCGCGTGAGATGGTCGTGAACCTGCAAGGCTTCCTGGGCGTAGGCGACCGCAAGGTGAACTTCCCGTGGAGCGCGTTCCGCTTCACGCCGACCGCGAAGGCCGCCCCCATCACGCTCAATGCCGCCGCGGTTCCGGCGAACGCGGCCAAAGCCGCCGCGGTTGCCGTGCAACTGTCGCTGATCGACGCCACGGTCGAGCGCTCGAACGGGGCCAAGGTCGGCCGCGTGATCGACGTGCTGATCGACGCCAACGCGCAGCCGCAAGCAGTCGTGCTCGATGTCAACGGCATGGTCAGCACCGAACGGCGCACGATCGCCGCCAACTGGTCGGCGCTGCGCTTCGTCACGAAAGACAAGGAGTTGCATCCGCTGATCGATCTGAGCGATGCGCAGATCAACGCGACACCTCCTTATGCAAGCGACAAACCGATTCGGGCGGTGTCGCCGGCACCGCCGCCCGCGCCTGCTCCTGCTTCCACGCCCGCCGCTGTTGCGGCGCCTGCCGCCGCGGCCACATCCACCGCGGTTTCCAACGCACGGGCGGCCCGATGA
- a CDS encoding MFS transporter encodes MTGRTLVTARSLRALDWLNFFVANVQTGFGPFIASYLASHKWTQGEIGMALSVGTISAMVSQVPGGAAVDALRNKKGAAAWAIVAIILSAVLLAASPTVLPVIAAEVFHGFASCMLTPALAAISFALVGRANLGDRLGRNARWASIGSAVAAGLMGVFGEYYSPRAVFWLTAALAVPALFALTMIQRTDTVELPKAGPTPQQIERRESLRELLRDKRMLLFAACIVLFHLSNAAMLNLAAGEVTAGMGDNVQLVIAACIIVPQAIVAMMSPWVGRSAERWGRRPILLLGFSALPIRALLFAGISSPYLLVPVQMLDGLSAAVFGVMLPLIAADVAGGKGRYNLCIGLFGLAAGIGATLSTTAAGFVADRFGNAVSFFGLAAAGALAVLLVWAAMPETRDAAAEDEAPVADGGKSAVR; translated from the coding sequence ATGACAGGCCGCACTCTGGTCACGGCGCGCAGCTTGCGCGCGCTCGATTGGCTGAATTTTTTCGTCGCCAATGTTCAAACGGGTTTTGGACCGTTCATCGCGTCCTATCTCGCGTCGCATAAATGGACCCAGGGCGAGATCGGCATGGCGCTCTCGGTGGGCACCATCAGCGCGATGGTGAGCCAGGTCCCCGGCGGCGCCGCCGTCGATGCCTTGCGCAACAAGAAAGGCGCGGCTGCGTGGGCGATCGTCGCGATCATCCTGAGCGCGGTGCTGCTAGCCGCCAGTCCGACGGTGCTGCCGGTGATCGCCGCCGAGGTGTTTCACGGCTTCGCGAGTTGCATGCTGACGCCGGCGCTTGCGGCGATCTCGTTCGCGCTGGTGGGGCGAGCGAATCTCGGCGACCGGCTGGGTCGCAATGCGCGTTGGGCGTCGATCGGCAGCGCGGTTGCGGCCGGCCTGATGGGCGTGTTCGGCGAGTATTATTCGCCGCGCGCGGTGTTCTGGCTGACCGCCGCGCTCGCGGTGCCCGCGCTCTTTGCGCTGACGATGATCCAGCGCACCGATACCGTCGAGCTGCCCAAAGCCGGGCCGACGCCGCAGCAGATCGAGCGGCGCGAGAGTCTGCGCGAGTTGCTGCGCGACAAGCGGATGTTGTTGTTCGCGGCGTGCATCGTGCTGTTCCATTTGTCGAACGCGGCAATGCTCAATCTCGCCGCCGGTGAGGTGACGGCCGGCATGGGCGACAACGTGCAGCTCGTGATCGCGGCGTGCATCATCGTGCCGCAGGCGATCGTGGCGATGATGTCGCCGTGGGTCGGACGCTCGGCCGAGCGATGGGGGCGTCGGCCGATTCTGCTGCTCGGGTTTTCAGCGCTGCCGATACGGGCATTGTTGTTTGCTGGGATCAGCAGCCCTTATTTGCTCGTGCCGGTGCAGATGCTCGACGGGTTGAGTGCCGCGGTGTTCGGGGTGATGCTGCCGTTGATTGCCGCCGATGTGGCGGGCGGTAAGGGGCGGTATAACCTTTGTATTGGATTGTTTGGGTTGGCGGCCGGGATTGGGGCTACGTTGAGTACTACCGCTGCCGGGTTTGTCGCCGATCGTTTCGGCAATGCTGTGAGCTTTTTTGGGTTGGCGGCGGCGGGGGCGTTGGCTGTTTTGCTCGTGTGGGCGGCGATGCCGGAAACTCGCGATGCGGCTGCTGAAGATGAGGCGCCGGTGGCGGATGGGGGGAAGTCGGCGGTGCGGTGA
- a CDS encoding NAD-dependent epimerase/dehydratase family protein: MKIFITGASGFIGGSIAAHLARAGHTVRGLIRNAEHGAELKRLGIEPVIGTLDDRALLIAEAQAADAVINAASSDHAGAVKALIDGLAGSGKTFLHTSGSSIVGDASGGEAGQARIYHEDALPEPTADKAARVAIDQFVLDAAQRNIRSAVLCNTLIYGHGAVPGSASVQLPRLVRQAQKSGVVRHVGSGGNIWSNVFIDDVAELYRLALDKTPAGTFYFVESGEASFRDMSAAIARAMKLGEPQDWPLEDAQKEWGYEMASYGLGSNSRVRGERARKLLGWQPERASVIDWIEHDMMSRA; the protein is encoded by the coding sequence TTGAAGATTTTCATCACAGGTGCAAGCGGTTTTATCGGCGGCTCGATTGCGGCGCATCTCGCGCGCGCCGGCCACACTGTCCGCGGTCTGATCCGCAACGCTGAACATGGCGCCGAACTGAAGCGGCTCGGTATTGAACCCGTGATCGGCACACTCGACGACCGCGCGTTGCTGATCGCCGAAGCACAAGCCGCCGACGCCGTCATCAACGCCGCGAGCAGCGATCATGCAGGCGCGGTGAAGGCGCTGATCGACGGGCTCGCCGGCTCCGGCAAAACGTTTCTGCATACGAGCGGTTCGAGCATCGTCGGCGATGCGTCGGGCGGCGAAGCGGGTCAGGCGCGCATCTATCACGAAGACGCGCTGCCCGAGCCGACCGCCGACAAGGCCGCGCGCGTCGCGATCGATCAGTTCGTGCTCGATGCCGCGCAGCGGAACATCCGCTCGGCCGTGTTGTGCAACACGCTGATCTATGGCCATGGCGCAGTGCCGGGCAGCGCGAGCGTGCAACTGCCGCGCCTCGTGCGTCAGGCGCAGAAAAGCGGCGTGGTGCGCCATGTGGGCAGCGGCGGCAACATCTGGTCGAACGTGTTCATCGACGATGTCGCCGAACTGTATCGCCTCGCGTTGGATAAGACGCCGGCGGGCACCTTCTACTTCGTCGAAAGCGGCGAAGCGTCGTTCCGCGACATGAGCGCCGCGATCGCGCGCGCGATGAAGCTCGGCGAGCCGCAGGACTGGCCGCTCGAAGACGCGCAAAAGGAATGGGGCTACGAAATGGCTTCGTATGGCCTCGGCTCGAATAGCCGCGTGCGCGGCGAGCGCGCCCGCAAGCTCCTTGGATGGCAACCGGAGCGCGCTTCAGTGATCGACTGGATCGAGCACGACATGATGTCCAGGGCGTAA
- a CDS encoding thioredoxin family protein — MEPQHRIGSRDEWLAASRSLLAEEKAHMRAGDELARKRRALPWVKVDKTYTFDTPHGRKTLADLFDGRSQLIVYHFMLGADWEEGCVGCSFLSDHMTGIVTHLEHHDVSYVTVSHAPLAKIEGFKKRMGWTFPWVSSSGSDFNFDYHVSFTPEQLAGKKAFYNFTEQDVGIDEQHGHSVFYKDERGDVYHTYSCYGRGDERFINTYAHLDVTPKGRNEEGSLTDWVRHHDRYEEKPQGGCAACGS, encoded by the coding sequence ATGGAACCGCAACATCGTATTGGCTCGCGAGACGAATGGTTGGCGGCCAGCAGGTCATTACTAGCGGAAGAAAAAGCGCACATGCGCGCCGGCGACGAACTCGCGCGCAAACGTCGCGCGCTGCCTTGGGTCAAGGTCGACAAGACTTACACCTTCGATACGCCGCACGGCCGCAAGACACTCGCCGATCTGTTCGACGGACGCAGCCAGTTGATCGTCTATCACTTCATGTTGGGCGCGGATTGGGAAGAGGGCTGCGTCGGCTGCTCGTTCCTGTCGGATCACATGACCGGCATCGTCACGCATCTCGAGCATCACGATGTCTCGTACGTGACGGTGTCGCATGCGCCGCTCGCGAAGATCGAGGGCTTCAAGAAACGCATGGGCTGGACCTTCCCGTGGGTATCATCGAGCGGCAGTGATTTCAATTTCGACTATCACGTGTCGTTCACGCCCGAACAGCTGGCGGGCAAGAAGGCGTTCTACAACTTCACCGAGCAGGACGTCGGCATCGACGAGCAACACGGGCACAGCGTGTTCTACAAGGACGAAAGGGGCGACGTGTATCACACGTATTCCTGCTATGGACGTGGCGATGAACGCTTCATCAACACCTACGCGCATCTCGACGTCACGCCGAAGGGCCGCAATGAAGAAGGCAGTCTGACCGACTGGGTCAGGCATCACGACCGCTATGAAGAGAAGCCGCAAGGCGGCTGCGCCGCGTGTGGTTCTTGA
- a CDS encoding metalloregulator ArsR/SmtB family transcription factor produces MDRTFAALSDPTRRALLARLSASDLSVSELAEPFAMSLPAVMKHLDVLTEAGLITRSKTGRTVACHLSAGPMEEAMEWLGRYQRFWSESLDRLAAFVEEEQAPCPPSPASPSSGVSTPRPPKSSAPGRSRRSS; encoded by the coding sequence TTGGACCGCACCTTCGCCGCGCTGTCCGATCCGACCCGGCGTGCGTTGCTCGCGCGTCTGTCGGCGAGTGATCTGTCGGTCAGCGAACTCGCCGAACCGTTCGCGATGTCCTTGCCCGCGGTGATGAAACACCTCGACGTGTTGACCGAGGCGGGTCTGATCACGCGCAGCAAAACCGGCCGCACGGTGGCGTGCCACCTGTCCGCCGGGCCGATGGAAGAAGCCATGGAATGGCTTGGCCGCTATCAGCGCTTCTGGTCCGAATCACTCGATCGTCTTGCCGCTTTCGTCGAAGAGGAACAAGCCCCATGTCCACCCAGCCCAGCCTCACCCTCCAGCGGCGTCTCAACGCCGCGCCCGCCAAAGTCTTCCGCGCCTGGACGGAGCCGGCGCAGTTCATGA
- a CDS encoding transposase, whose amino-acid sequence MKRPIHAAASRLQALQSFVEGPWGKTIVRSWQRAWEHVTPFFLFAPAIRRVVYAADAIESRNMQLRLAGPYGPDGFTQYPAPQSPA is encoded by the coding sequence ATGAAACGTCCGATCCATGCCGCCGCGAGCCGCCTGCAGGCGCTGCAGTCCTTCGTCGAAGGACCGTGGGGAAAGACAATCGTCCGATCCTGGCAGCGGGCGTGGGAACACGTCACGCCGTTCTTCCTGTTTGCGCCCGCGATCCGCCGGGTCGTATACGCAGCAGATGCCATCGAGAGTCGGAACATGCAATTGCGCCTGGCCGGTCCGTACGGGCCGGACGGGTTCACCCAATATCCCGCCCCGCAGTCTCCCGCATAA
- a CDS encoding LysR family transcriptional regulator, translated as MKTSTDELLVFVTVIDSGSITAAAEKLGQTVSGVSRALTRLEKKLDTALVRRTTRRLQLTEEGETFLQRARAILDAMEEAEESVTRGRERPSGRLRVDAASPFMLHCVAPHMTAFSAQYPEIRLELTSNERIVDLLEQKVDIAIRIGELQDSTLHARALGTSKLSVLASPAYLAEYGEPKSVEALREHRLIGFTAPEHLNRWPLRQGRKSGAESLKIEPAITASSGETLRQLALSGWGIACLANFMSAADVREKRLVPILGNVLADERQRVSAVYYQSASLAGRVQCFLDFIAARVQL; from the coding sequence ATGAAAACTTCCACGGACGAGTTGCTGGTGTTCGTCACGGTGATCGACAGCGGCTCGATCACCGCGGCTGCGGAGAAGTTGGGCCAAACCGTCTCCGGCGTGAGCCGCGCGCTCACGCGCCTCGAAAAGAAACTCGATACCGCGCTGGTGCGGCGCACGACGCGCCGTCTGCAGCTGACCGAAGAGGGCGAGACTTTCCTGCAACGCGCGCGGGCGATTCTGGACGCGATGGAAGAGGCCGAGGAGTCCGTCACGCGCGGACGCGAGCGGCCTTCGGGGCGCCTGCGTGTCGATGCCGCGTCGCCCTTCATGCTGCATTGCGTGGCGCCGCATATGACGGCTTTCTCGGCGCAGTATCCGGAGATCAGGCTGGAGCTGACCAGCAACGAGCGGATCGTGGATCTGCTGGAGCAGAAGGTGGACATCGCGATCCGGATCGGCGAGTTGCAGGATTCGACTTTGCATGCGCGCGCCCTCGGCACCAGCAAGCTGAGCGTGCTCGCGAGCCCGGCGTATCTGGCCGAATATGGCGAGCCGAAATCGGTGGAAGCGTTGCGCGAGCATCGGCTGATCGGCTTCACGGCGCCGGAGCATCTGAATCGTTGGCCATTGCGGCAAGGACGCAAGAGCGGGGCCGAGTCGCTGAAGATCGAGCCGGCCATCACCGCGTCGAGCGGCGAGACATTGCGGCAACTGGCGCTGTCGGGCTGGGGAATCGCGTGTCTTGCCAACTTCATGAGCGCGGCCGATGTGCGCGAGAAGCGTCTCGTGCCGATCCTCGGCAACGTGCTGGCAGACGAGCGGCAGCGGGTGAGCGCGGTGTATTACCAGAGCGCGTCGCTGGCGGGGCGCGTGCAGTGCTTCCTGGATTTCATCGCGGCGCGCGTGCAGCTCTAG